In Nymphalis io chromosome 13, ilAglIoxx1.1, whole genome shotgun sequence, the genomic stretch GGCTTTTGAACTTATGGTATTGATGgagttatcaaaataaaacaggGAAATGTCATCaacataaagattatttttataatgtaggtGTTAACCTTTAAATGATGTTAGACCCTATTCATGACTTAAACGGGTAGATCTCTGCATTTTCGTTTCCATGGAATCTGTTGCCAAAACTCGATAGCGCGAAAGTTtttacccacgatcatcggttaagattcacgcgttctaaccactaggccatctcgacttgagGCTTATTGTGTCAAAAGCTCTTTTAAGGTCAATAAATATTCCTAAGGCTATTTGTTTATTATCgacactttgttttattttgtaatcagATCTACTGTTGCTGATAGACATTTAGATTTTTGTCCAAAATCTGTTTCTTTGAAACTTGAAAATTTTgactaattaaatatgtttctaaGCGATTATGGATAATCCTTACATAATTTTTTGAGAGAATAGGAAGAACCGATATGGGCCGGTAATTACTTGGATCGGAATAACTCCCCTGCCTTTAATGTTGACGTGACTTTGGCGATTTTGAGACTatctttgaatatatatatatatctatgggGAATGTtccatctttaaaaaatatatttatacagctAGTAATTTCTTAAGCTACtactttgaaatttattttagaaatttagtAGATATGCCATCTATTCCTGAACTAGTATTGGAATCTAACTTCCGTATGATCCCAGCTACTTCGCTTTCTGTAGTCGGTGTAAGTTGGGTTAGCGTAGTTTTTAGATGAATTATTACTGTTATAATGTTTAGACATCTGTTTTTATTATGGCAAAAtggaatttgttttcttttaatatagagcctacataattaataatggtATTGGTAGTTGCTTTTTCTCTAATACAGTAATCTGAATTGATgttgttcaaaatattatatccattTTCTTGTAAGACTTATTTGTAAGACTCAGTCAAGTTATCCGagcttaatatattaaagaaaaagtcTCCAAAGAGGATTTTTCTCTTCCTGTGATGCAGCTGGTAACTATAAGAATCGAGAAAGCTTTTAGGATTTGTCAAAATTGGTTATCTGTATATAGCTTCGATATCCAGAGAATAATTCTTAAGATGTACCCAGAGGTAATTTTTGAAATGACTTAGATTGTATAAAAAGAGTAACACTTAAGTCATGTAAAACTTTTcggtattatttttcaaaataaatcattttttccATCTAATTCTGTTTATAAAtctcaatcaaatcaatataaaataaatataatatatattaaaagatctGTGTATGTGACGTACGTTTATCGTATGTCATATGtagctaattaaaaaatatacttagagTACATGTATGAAAAAAAGTTATAGATAGTTCAATCCAAGATGACGCGCCCCACTATCCCATTCAATAAATGCAAATGTGCACAATGTTGGCTGCTAAGGTGTGAGCCCTATCGTTACAAAGTAACCATGTAGCACACAACACTCTAAAATAAATCACGAAAAGTCTCATACCTAGTTAACAGAAAATACACTCTTCTACTACTATATATTATCGACTTTAAATAAGGATGTAATTTGTTCCAagtgtaatattttgtaataatatttattttaaatacaagtataatattttattgcaattaaaaCCTCTccataacaaatttattactatactttatatatgATACCATATTTTCGCAAATTCGTGAAAACACGGTTTGACagaattgaaatatttcttttaaaaataaaatatgaatctgAATCGTCACTTATGTTAGCTTTTTTCaacgttaaaatttataacacttaattcagaaatattttctttcttaattATGCTCGCTTTGTTTAAATGCGACAAGGTAGCTTCATTCTTTTGCTCAATGTAAAATTCTAGTGACTGTGCTTTTAGATACTCCAACAACCTGTGCAGTTATGCAGCGTGCATCGGTTATTTTTtctgcataattattatttgcttcTTTTTTCATGAAATCATATGTACATACCTTTGCGATAATTTTTCTTGCCtagaaaaatcaataacaatttaattataaatggttATGAATCgagtaaaacataaataaaattacaaagtatGTTAAGACCTGGCTTTTAATAACAGTGCGTTCTGTTTTtctagatatattaaaaaagaagttataaaaaaattacagaacTAAAAATTCAAGTAAAGCAACTTTTCCGATGACTCAAGATTCGCGGCAACTAACCGTGTATACCGAATCGTGGGCTACTCGAAAGTTGAGACTAATGCTCCGACTTGCAGCTAGACTGGAACTACCAGGTTTCCCGTAGCCCGTGCTTTCCccttgagaaaaataaaaaaaacatttttcaattcTTACGTTGATATTTTGATCCAAACCTTTTCCTATATTACTGGGAAAATATTAACACTTGCAACATTTTGGTGTAAAGCATTAGCATTCTATTCTCCGCTTTATAATAAGGTTAGAAGGTTCAAAATAAAACGTATTGTATTTGTTACGTCAAAATTTGTTCTATCTCTCTCTTAAAGTGGTGGATTTCTTTCAATGTCTTTTCTACTTGTcctgtttattttgtttttttatcaaaaaagagAAACAAACCCACATCAGTTTTGATACAAACGAGAGAGCAAACATCAAGGATGTACAATGGAggacagaataaaaaaaaccaactcAAAttggataaatataaaatataatataagctcccaattgttttacaatttatacatCTTAGCCATTTATGAATTTccttgtataattattaattttgatatctGCATCTTTAACTCttctgtaaataatttttatgaaaatagtaTTTTTGTGCTTGTaactattttagtttaaaaaaagtgtCATAATATATAGTTgtgtttgattattttatagttatctcGATAATATTTTGGActtaactaattaataattataaaactatcttTGTTTTCAACATTTATAATTCAGGCCACATTTATCCACCGCTGTACAAACGCCTCCTGACTCCACTCCTCCTCGAATCCTTAGCGTAATTTGCTAATGTTATTTGATTATTGAACTTAcatcaataacattttttattctattaactatatataatgtaaaatattacgtGTATTAGCTTCCTcgttaaaaacaattaagtattATGTATTAAGCACACATTTCAATactcattacattttttataaagtcttaattattttggattattcgaataaactattattttttaaactaaacttAATTCATACGTTGTGGCGCAGACTACCACGCAGTATTTGAAGTCTGTTCgatcaatacaataataatcctAAAACTTCGAAGgaaaattagaaattataaagaatattaagtGTAATGATATATTAAGCCTATTTATGAAAAACACACATTTGTTATTggcttagtattttttaaataaataaaaaacgatttcGTGCAAATTTCGTTGAACATTACCACACTGTGACGACACGCCATACGTCGCGTTTGCGTCATCATAACGTGAACAGCGCTCAAACGGGGAGGACGTGGGATGAAAGAGTGTTTAGTGCTTCATtagaaacattatattttttttcaaatgtttctAATATCGAAATTATAAGTACAAAGTAATAGGATAGGTGCGTCTGtgttttatacgtttatttttacctttttttttgagatttTACTTTatgaatatcattaataatgttttttctttaCAGGGTTTTTCTTCGGTCGGCCGCCATCATGGCGTCGGACGAACAGTTTTCGCTATGTTGGAACAATTTCCATGCGAATATGTCAGCAGGCTTTCATGGCCTGCTGTCGCGTGGGGATTTAGTAGATGTAACACTTGCTGCTGAAGGCAGAATATTACAGGCACACAAATTAGTTTTATCAGTATGTTCTCCCTATTTTCAAGAAATGTTCAAAATGAACCCCACTCATCATCCCATAGGTGAgacaacaaattatttaaatattaaagtgtgCTATCTACTCAGtacttcataattttatattccttttttttgtttcagtatttttaaaagatgTTAGTCATTCAGCGCTTAGGGACTTATTACAGTTTATGTATCAAGGTGAAGTTAATGTTAAGCAAGAAGAATTAGCGTCGTTTATTAGTACCGCGGAACAACTTCAAGTTAAAGGTTTAACCGGTAATCAAAATGAAGAAAGTTCCACGCCATCCAAACCAAAGCCGACATCGAGGCCAGGCCCGAGGTCGTCACAACAAAGGCAATCTGTTATGACTAAGTTAGAGACTGATTTAGATTCTAAGCCCTCCTCAACTCCAGTAGCAATTAAGAGACCAAATAGGCCATCAATAGCATCAAATAATTCGTCATCATCTCAAAGTGGACCCGCGAAACGAAAATGTGTAGACCCATTAGAAGCTGGACCGTCAGGATCAGCGAAAGAGGAATTTGTAACGATACCCGACGAAGATGAAAACAACGCTGTGGCCCCGAAAATGGAACCTGAATTTGTTAATGAAAGTATGTGGGATGAAGATGACGATGGCACGAATAATGATGAAACTAACTTCGGCGAGGACGACTCGAATATGGAAATGACTGGTAATTAAATTCGTACATACTTAATGTTACTAATTGAGTAGTAAATTTCTTAACAATTCCTTTAATTTTAGGCTTTGATGGTTCAACGACAGGCGACGGTAATATTACTGGAGGTGGGGAAGGTGGCGCTGTGGGTGACGCACAAGGTAGGTTTACACTTCAATTCCTAGGACAGTTTTTATCAAAGCTTTTGATGTAAGCTGCCTCATGTTAAGATTTATGTTCAAAGCTGTTTTCTTTTTCtatgtttttcatttaatataactttaaacataaatctttagaataaaatgaaatttgtaaGTTAGAATTAAGACTAGTATTATTagcattttacttttatatatggtttgtaattattttgtcatgTTACAGGTTATTCGAGTAAAAGACAGTGCTTTAACGAATTAGCGCTAATGCTATATTAAAACACTGTCTTCAGGTATTATTAAGGTGTATGGTAATGGTAGTAAATTGGTATTTATGGTAACATCGTTATTGGTATCACATCAAATTGTAAATACATTGTACAAGGTAACATGAATTGTTTGAAACGAGTAAGAGGCCGAGAGGTAATGGTAAGTATTATGGTAAAAGTGgatcgaaattaattttatttccattaaGCACAAGTATCTAAATGGTTTATGGTAAAAGTTGATACGTTGGAATACGTATCTTAGATATAAATGCAGACTGTCTTTACAAAACTAATGTATGAGCTGGCTGCATTCATATCAATCTTGTGCTATTTAGTGTGCTGAACAGTAATAGTTAACTAAGAACTGGTTCTGAGCAAAGGTATTTGGTAGAGACGAATGAACGCATATATATATggatacagatatatatatttatatacatggatgtatgtatatatatgtatacatagatgtatgtgcatatatatatacatggatgtatgtacatatatatacacggatatgtatgtacatatatatacatggatgtatgtacatatatatatatatacatggatgtatataatacatacctGAATGACTTCAGCTCTGCGATACCCAAACTTCTATTTAGACAACTTTAAATTTAAGCCACTTGTCATGGTGTCGTGGGCCgcaaactataattataacaattgacGGATTTGTGGCCAACCATTAGTCCGGCGGGCCGCAGGTTGAGTACCGCTGCTCTAGGCCTGAAACGCGGCGGCTAATTATAGTTGCTTACTTAGTTACGTGGTAATTATTCATGACTAGATGATTCCTGCCTACTTGTCTATTTTTTACTCATGGGGGGGACCACATTGTATATGGTAGGTCAAGGTAATGTACAGTATCCGTTGGAGGGTGTATGTTTTCTATGTTGGTTATAACCACTGAATAAGTGTACGTGATTTTAAACTTGATTTTCTAAATATGCACTTATTGTATGTATAGAAAAAGTAACACTAAATTTAGTCACTATCTTATAACAGGATGCCAGTTCGTAAATcttaaattctatataaattaactacGATACTAAGTAATTGTAGGTACGTCAATTGCACTAatggaaatttatattaattttaataagctgATATTTGAAAGTCCTTGTAAGGGTTTTGTTAAACCAAATTGGTTAAATTTAGACCTTTTGTATATCAAATGATTGTACATCGAATATTGATTTATAGCCTAatttatccaaaaaaaaaaaaaaaaattatacaaatgatagctcattgtatgtatgtaacataAGTAGCATGTTTATACGGACAAATTTCgctaaaaataatcaatatacttttataatttgacaATGCTATATAGGgggaaatcatttatatatcaaaatagataatttagtgTAGAAACAACGCTCGCTTGAGTTTTACAATATCAGTTGgcataaaattaatgtttccaTCAGCATATACAAAGTTAGTATTTGACGTACCTACctacatacatttaataaatagtcttatttataaaaagttaggATATGTAAAATTCACTATTTATGAACTGCATTCTTTTATCAGAATGACTGCTCATTTTTATGTAACTTTATCAAAACATACGATaatgtacatttataaaaaaaatattagtaaaattaggTAAGTTTCTCGTCATTTAGTCATCGTACAGTTTGTATATTTGTGGAAATCATACTCCTCCCTTTCTCCAGATTATTCGTACTATTTACCAAATATAGAcagttttatacttaatatttattgtcttaATAGATATCtacaatcaaaattatttaaggtGTACCCTGATAGATAACTAAGATATGTTTTCTGTTTCTACCTCTGCTATAACCGTATAGATATCTAGTAAATAACAAGACAAGACAAAAACAACATTGCCTGCGTTACGGAAAAGTGATCGATATTTAATACTGATGCTAAATATTCCTGAACTTTGTCTGCTTCTATCGGAAGGAAAAATTCACATCTCAGCAAATTTACCGAAAAATTATGGAAAGACAATGAGAAAAAGGTAAAGTGGTAAGGTGCTACAATAAAACCAAAAAACGAGTTTCTTTTTCATTTGCTCCGATTGCCCCGGATTATCAGgtcttttctttttaaatgttgagtaatttgtcataaattattataattggagATCATCTATACAAACAAGGTCACTAACTACATAACTTactcaaacaatatttttttgagtAACATCACAATCTAACATTTGTTTTGCATAAACAATACACAAAACCTTATTTAATAGTAACAATCACGTCTACTGAAGTCTGATTTCtatttgaaaatggaaatagaagaaaaaaataaaaaaacaagcacaatttaaaacattataataacaattttaaatttcctttcattatcaaataaaccttaattattttcttaataaaaaaaatttaatatttaacttagcTTTTATTTACTACTAGTTAAGTACAAAGATGTAAAACAATGCTGAGCGTGCATCAGAATGACtagatcagctttaaaatactaccagcatttagtaactttgtttatttattttatacttttagtatttattatcaataaaattttatgttaaaaatgacTAGTCAATCTGATGCCAAGATTACCGGCTTTTTATGATTTGCACCATACGGAGCCCTTATgcgctaataataaaaatacacaataatactaCCATATATTTATACCAGGGTACTAAATGGGACCTAATCGGGTACTAAATGCTAATATGTACAGTAATTCTGATGGACGCCCGTGCCGAGCAACTAATAACTACCTCCAGGGGGATAACTAAAAGGAAAACAAAATCAGCCGatgttaatatgaaaaaatattttttcttatttttatccaTATAATTCAggctaaaattgttttttataagtaaagcagTCAGCCGATGCGGGACCCATAGCCTACACTGCCTATTCTATTGGATAATCCGGCCCTGAGACGTGatgtcaaataaatttaaaaataaaaggttcTGAAACgtacaaatgtaaatttaaactgGCATTATTACAACGCTTAGGCCTATGTACTTGCaatcatttacaaaatttaaaattcaaatagtaaaatatgtttttgataaGTGATTTACCCTAAGGTCGATATAaatgacatttatatttaatcatcatAAATTATTCATCAATTACAAGAaaacgttatttaattataaacttgaaGTTTTCTTACAGAACACACTACACCAAAATGTTACAGCCTGTTTTCTTAACCTACTagaaatcctaactaatataaatgcgaaagtgtgtgattgtttgttacgctttaaagTCGTAACTACTGAAGTAATGCCGCAGGCGGAAAGTAGTTTGATGTCAACTGAACTTGATCAAGTCtatatacaagtaaaataacgtaaaaaaaaagtataagtaagaattacctatttttatataaatgactgATTGCACAATAGGCGTGTCATCAATGGTTACGAAGCGATACAAGACAGTCCCGTCaggatatatgtatttgtttactGCAGCTAAAAGTGCGCCGCAACGAATTAGTTTCatgaatttttttctttctgaAAGGATGACAGCATTAACAATCAAAtacttaagtaaaataaataagcaaagtgTAAATACAGATTGTCTAGTCTTATACTTTACGTATTTGAACAGAAGCTGTGCGCCTCTGCGGCGTGTTGGTGTGGTAATGTATAGAAACATTTTATACACAGATACATTCATTAgtggaatattataatataacatctatgacttttaaatttaaattttaaattgagtgctaaatttgaaaatattttcttctcCCTTCTTCACCGTAAGGCAACCAGCTTGTTTCTAAGAGCAATGAAACAATTGGCAAATTAGGAGTTCGGCAGATGCGAAAGggacaacatttttatttaagtatgtatgtagTTTATTAAAAGTATGTATGTAGTCTTATGTATGCGGctgaaaacaaaatttatttaccgCTCCAGAATACATATTACCTACTACCACCATGAACCTAATAAATATGTACCAACTTCTAAATAAAAGGGTGCCGGTCAATCTAATGAATAATTGATACTgacaagataaatattaaatgtgctttatatttttataacttcattttttaacatattgaCATATacggtatataaataatacaagcaACCTAGAGAGAAAAAGATATCTGCAATATCTACAGTATCTACTTACTTCTAATTAAAAGAATGTGTATTAGAAAAATTAGAATTACTGCtgaattataaaactaatcatTGCTTACTCAAAGATTTAAAACACAACCAGAGCTTAAAATTTATTGGTTGACTAAATACTAGATGGCGCTATGTATGTGACTTACTCGTTTAGTTATTAAATTGTTACCTTAAAAATTCAATAGATGTCATTTCAAGTTCtggttttattactattatactaacatgaaatattcaatgttatagaatacaataattactaattatcaCACGacttttattctaattttaaataagattgaaCATATTATTAGATGCTATgtgtgatttttaaaatagatacattaaaacgaatacattcgattgtgaaaaatattattaatcttaaattagttttttaaacatacacttaaatattgttaatatatagccctatttttaagagttttaattttaaaactttttaaatatacattatattcggTCATACTATTTTActtgcattttaaatatattttcctgaATAGCTATACAGTCTCAccattgattttatttgaagatattgtatattttatttactaaatacaaTGCGTGCCAAGGAAAAGAATTCCGTTATTTGTGGTCGCCGTCTAAACGCCGTAAGATCTATGGTCGCAAATGTGTCATTCAGTGATTGTTTACTATTTTGAGAAATAGTAAAAGATAAAGtggtataaaacaataatattcaaataatgagagtgattttatttatgaaaactgTATTACACTTTTTGAATATGAACTTAACAGCGGTTTTTGTATTAGTAACGTTATAACTGCGAACGTGTTTACGtcaaatgttttatgttatttggtGGTATTTTAAGTGTTAATATATGGTGCTTGTGAAATAAAAAGTGCATTGTTTTTTGGATTATATGTTGGTATGTACAATTTTACTATAAACTCATGTCATATGTCATAAAAAAAGCATCTAATCTAACACGACATCAAACGAATACAGGTTGTCAAATTGACTACTTATTATTTGGATTTTATTTCAAGAGTTTTGTTTTCAaggaatataatgtaaattataaaaaataataaactatgagttactattattgacattttatttgtaatcaaatgatgaaataaaacattttgcgCGCGTTATTTGTAAACATAACCTAAAAATTTtgcttaagtaaatatttatcattattttacgtgtagatatatatttctttgatataaaatgaaattaaacaaatctaataataataacctacgCTAAATGATTGAGTCAATGTAATTAAAGAAGACttcatattatgaatattttatattaattatactaatatacaaccaatataataataaccaaacatgtaaaaaataagtaagtCATCTGTTTCGAATGATGTTAGGACAGGTCCTTTTAGAGAATAATTggattaatgaataaatagtaaaacataGTCTATATCTATAAACATAATGTTTGAACCGAAACACTATAATAATTAGCAAAAGTATGaaaggtaataaatatatatcatcatttaaaattttatatcacacAAATAGAATTATCCTATAATTCATCTTATTCTTGtctattttttactaatttatctTATTCCAAACAGTGccaaaacaaaaccaatttaCTATTGCCTTAATAGTGTTGTGGCACTCACATTagtcaaataaacattaaaaatatttgtctccTTTTTTTCACCATAGAAACATtgcataataataactaaacataaaaaatgctaAGATACTTGACCACAATtagtaatatcaaataatatcctTTATGTTTctgaattttaaaaacattttatcagaATATGATAGGCATCATCTCCAACAGCATATTCTGCACAATTTTGTGATGCTTGCCATATCCATCAGAATTTGGCATAGAGGAATATGCAAGATTGAATTCTGAATGCTAGGAGCATTACAGccagtaaatatttatcatctCAAGGATTTTTTGAGGGAGAAGAAGGAggaaaaagtcgagatggtaAGAATGTCTTGACCGAtgaatgtgggttcaaacctgggcaagtacctctgaattttcatgtgcttaatttctgtttataattatactcgtgcttttcggtgaaggaaaacatagtgaggaaacctacatgtgtctaatttcatcgaaattctgccacacgtgtattccaccaacccgcattggagcagtgtgttggaataagctccaaaccttctcaaaaagggagaggaggccttaacccagcagtgggcatttacaggctgttactgtactgtacaaggATTTTTCTATGTTGCAAATTGTAATGTTGTGGTAACAATTTCTtcctttttaaactttttattaaatattctttccaaaaacaataaattttttttaacagtataATTTAAATCTGAAACAGGTACTATAATTCAATGGAATAGCCTTGCTCCATATGAACTGttgttctattattattatgtttcaagTTAATTATGTTCTGATCTGTTAGTTCCCCCTAaacttgtattaatttaaaagaaaaaaaaaataaaatatttagtttgttttcCTGACTGATTTCAGGTATTCTTATTCTTTTTCAACTAAAAACAATCAGCAATAGAGATATTAAACTGCTTAAATATGTACAATCTATTTCTTCATATCATATCTATCTCATAACAATCCAAAATTGGTAAATGAAATCACAATTAACCCTGAATAAAGCTGGAAATGAAATCAAGGCATTgtcaaaagatatattttttcaatggtTATCAATAACTTTCAATTAAATACTTTTCGAAATCATGGACAGATAATTAAGGACACAAAACATCTTAACAGGATTCggtaaaaattaacattaaatattaaaaaaccagtttatctttattgtaaataaaaatttaattaaatatactc encodes the following:
- the LOC126772691 gene encoding protein tramtrack, beta isoform isoform X14 translates to MASDEQFSLCWNNFHANMSAGFHGLLSRGDLVDVTLAAEGRILQAHKLVLSVCSPYFQEMFKMNPTHHPIVFLKDVSHSALRDLLQFMYQGEVNVKQEELASFISTAEQLQVKGLTGNQNEESSTPSKPKPTSRPGPRSSQQRQSVMTKLETDLDSKPSSTPVAIKRPNRPSIASNNSSSSQSGPAKRKCVDPLEAGPSGSAKEEFVTIPDEDENNAVAPKMEPEFVNESMWDEDDDGTNNDETNFGEDDSNMEMTGFDGSTTGDGNITGGGEGGAVGDAQVSVIPPYEMMTSARGKPLIAIEGYRFTKENKPRKKRCNRLKYRWRCCSHESMKCKAYLYTNDEKIIFLYNDHKHPPTNEVVKKKFPARVLIC
- the LOC126772691 gene encoding protein tramtrack, beta isoform isoform X22, yielding MASDEQFSLCWNNFHANMSAGFHGLLSRGDLVDVTLAAEGRILQAHKLVLSVCSPYFQEMFKMNPTHHPIVFLKDVSHSALRDLLQFMYQGEVNVKQEELASFISTAEQLQVKGLTGNQNEESSTPSKPKPTSRPGPRSSQQRQSVMTKLETDLDSKPSSTPVAIKRPNRPSIASNNSSSSQSGPAKRKCVDPLEAGPSGSAKEEFVTIPDEDENNAVAPKMEPEFVNESMWDEDDDGTNNDETNFGEDDSNMEMTGFDGSTTGDGNITGGGEGGAVGDAQAAVFVKSMRGNTMVRLGGYTFSYKKDYKGKGIKKRWVCSTNYCLGCKAVIYTIGNVIVNVKNEHNHDIKEKKKNFKKANYG
- the LOC126772691 gene encoding protein tramtrack, beta isoform isoform X25, whose amino-acid sequence is MASDEQFSLCWNNFHANMSAGFHGLLSRGDLVDVTLAAEGRILQAHKLVLSVCSPYFQEMFKMNPTHHPIVFLKDVSHSALRDLLQFMYQGEVNVKQEELASFISTAEQLQVKGLTGNQNEESSTPSKPKPTSRPGPRSSQQRQSVMTKLETDLDSKPSSTPVAIKRPNRPSIASNNSSSSQSGPAKRKCVDPLEAGPSGSAKEEFVTIPDEDENNAVAPKMEPEFVNESMWDEDDDGTNNDETNFGEDDSNMEMTGFDGSTTGDGNITGGGEGGAVGDAQATFVTSQRGNTLISLEGYTFYNKKKVAGLDIKKRWVCSTHFCRGCKAVIYTIDDIIVSVKNEHNHQPTSNQMKLFNFFGK
- the LOC126772691 gene encoding protein tramtrack, beta isoform isoform X38 → MASDEQFSLCWNNFHANMSAGFHGLLSRGDLVDVTLAAEGRILQAHKLVLSVCSPYFQEMFKMNPTHHPIVFLKDVSHSALRDLLQFMYQGEVNVKQEELASFISTAEQLQVKGLTGNQNEESSTPSKPKPTSRPGPRSSQQRQSVMTKLETDLDSKPSSTPVAIKRPNRPSIASNNSSSSQSGPAKRKCVDPLEAGPSGSAKEEFVTIPDEDENNAVAPKMEPEFVNESMWDEDDDGTNNDETNFGEDDSNMEMTGFDGSTTGDGNITGGGEGGAVGDAQESAEVFFQTIKGRRFLFINECKFRHNGVQGCKVRWRCATHERFRCKAKVHTIEDQIVFIYNEHITEECSSLTLQTRT
- the LOC126772691 gene encoding protein tramtrack, beta isoform isoform X10 yields the protein MASDEQFSLCWNNFHANMSAGFHGLLSRGDLVDVTLAAEGRILQAHKLVLSVCSPYFQEMFKMNPTHHPIVFLKDVSHSALRDLLQFMYQGEVNVKQEELASFISTAEQLQVKGLTGNQNEESSTPSKPKPTSRPGPRSSQQRQSVMTKLETDLDSKPSSTPVAIKRPNRPSIASNNSSSSQSGPAKRKCVDPLEAGPSGSAKEEFVTIPDEDENNAVAPKMEPEFVNESMWDEDDDGTNNDETNFGEDDSNMEMTGFDGSTTGDGNITGGGEGGAVGDAQVIGNINSGLKSDLHFIQTKSGHLQLIYEPYIFVTDSVRSGRTFWRCMEYGKRCRARITSKNNVLRITNPVHNHVDNHMKKIAQKYELGEVVTCPSV
- the LOC126772691 gene encoding protein tramtrack, beta isoform isoform X19, which produces MASDEQFSLCWNNFHANMSAGFHGLLSRGDLVDVTLAAEGRILQAHKLVLSVCSPYFQEMFKMNPTHHPIVFLKDVSHSALRDLLQFMYQGEVNVKQEELASFISTAEQLQVKGLTGNQNEESSTPSKPKPTSRPGPRSSQQRQSVMTKLETDLDSKPSSTPVAIKRPNRPSIASNNSSSSQSGPAKRKCVDPLEAGPSGSAKEEFVTIPDEDENNAVAPKMEPEFVNESMWDEDDDGTNNDETNFGEDDSNMEMTGFDGSTTGDGNITGGGEGGAVGDAQVMTVVKSRYTGKEIVILDDYTYYCKKMCKNRNWSHWYCSTNNSKGCNAKLKLDDNFDVMEIADQHNHPPSKYRIHDGLYVKL
- the LOC126772691 gene encoding protein tramtrack, beta isoform isoform X11, producing MASDEQFSLCWNNFHANMSAGFHGLLSRGDLVDVTLAAEGRILQAHKLVLSVCSPYFQEMFKMNPTHHPIVFLKDVSHSALRDLLQFMYQGEVNVKQEELASFISTAEQLQVKGLTGNQNEESSTPSKPKPTSRPGPRSSQQRQSVMTKLETDLDSKPSSTPVAIKRPNRPSIASNNSSSSQSGPAKRKCVDPLEAGPSGSAKEEFVTIPDEDENNAVAPKMEPEFVNESMWDEDDDGTNNDETNFGEDDSNMEMTGFDGSTTGDGNITGGGEGGAVGDAQDVRFGLGPRGNPCLIVGSRRFRREYSSGYRTTWRCCKRGCLATAVTLGKELIKVQRYTSQLRALCACYFKESTFPKTTRTAAEYLGNATKWVALHA
- the LOC126772691 gene encoding protein tramtrack, beta isoform isoform X3 → MASDEQFSLCWNNFHANMSAGFHGLLSRGDLVDVTLAAEGRILQAHKLVLSVCSPYFQEMFKMNPTHHPIVFLKDVSHSALRDLLQFMYQGEVNVKQEELASFISTAEQLQVKGLTGNQNEESSTPSKPKPTSRPGPRSSQQRQSVMTKLETDLDSKPSSTPVAIKRPNRPSIASNNSSSSQSGPAKRKCVDPLEAGPSGSAKEEFVTIPDEDENNAVAPKMEPEFVNESMWDEDDDGTNNDETNFGEDDSNMEMTGFDGSTTGDGNITGGGEGGAVGDAQDVQFIPTEKGKYILVLKGFTYSQVGGRFFYCSSKHMGCRARVRLMAGKLIASGDAHNHAPPSHARCGNGAFVQLRPRSQAVSVLPTVTSAILPSPITSPRAASLALHALNFPRILPKTDLWPKQPTEEKKDH